A portion of the Mesobacillus sp. AQ2 genome contains these proteins:
- a CDS encoding NFACT RNA binding domain-containing protein — MSFDGLFTRAITHELSSLLKGGRINKIHQPYKNEIILAVRANGVNHKLLLSAHPSYARVQITNEQYDNPNEPPMFCMLLRKHLEGFIIEDIKQAGLDRMIIFEVKGRNEIGDISYKQLIVEVMGRHSNIIIVDKNRNIILDSIKHISFAVNSHRAIMPGQEYIMPPQQEKLNPLEAGEEDVLRVVDFNAGKIDKQLVANFAGVSPVLAKEIAFKAGLVNRTTLPKAFAALMEEIKNHHYKPAVTYGSNKEAFYLLPLEHLQGETKSFETLSQLLDRFYFGKAERDRVKQQGNDLERLLANEKEKNEKKIKKLEATLEDAKKAEQFQLYGELLTANIFMAQKGMKEISVVNYYDENGASINIPLDPRKTPSENAQKYFTKYQKAKNSVNIVKEQIQLAQDEVAYFDSLLQQVETASPKDIEEIREELIEGGYIRARQKKGNKNKQNLKPVLEKYHSTDGTEILVGKNNKQNDYLTNKVAARDEIWLHTKDIPGSHVVIRSKEPSEDVILEAAQIAAYFSKARNSSSVPVDFTRVRHVKKPAGAKPGFVIYEQQQTVYVTPDEDVIL, encoded by the coding sequence ATGTCATTTGACGGATTGTTTACAAGAGCGATTACACATGAACTTTCCTCCCTGCTTAAAGGAGGAAGAATCAATAAAATACACCAGCCATATAAAAACGAAATCATTCTTGCGGTGAGAGCGAATGGCGTCAACCATAAGCTGCTGCTCTCGGCTCATCCAAGCTACGCAAGGGTCCAGATCACCAATGAGCAATATGATAATCCAAATGAGCCGCCAATGTTCTGTATGCTGTTGCGCAAGCATCTGGAGGGATTCATCATCGAAGATATCAAGCAGGCAGGACTTGACCGAATGATTATTTTTGAGGTGAAAGGACGGAATGAAATCGGTGATATTTCATACAAACAGCTGATTGTTGAGGTCATGGGGCGCCACAGCAATATTATCATCGTGGATAAGAACAGGAACATCATTCTTGACAGCATCAAGCATATTTCTTTCGCCGTGAATTCACACCGGGCGATCATGCCTGGCCAGGAATATATCATGCCTCCTCAACAGGAAAAACTGAACCCGCTTGAGGCTGGGGAAGAAGATGTCCTCAGGGTGGTTGATTTCAACGCTGGAAAGATCGATAAGCAGTTGGTTGCAAATTTTGCCGGGGTTTCTCCTGTACTGGCAAAAGAGATTGCCTTTAAGGCAGGGCTCGTCAACCGGACAACTCTCCCTAAGGCTTTCGCCGCCTTGATGGAAGAGATTAAAAATCATCATTACAAGCCGGCTGTAACGTATGGAAGCAATAAGGAAGCCTTTTACCTGCTCCCTCTTGAACATTTACAGGGAGAGACCAAATCTTTCGAAACGCTGAGCCAGCTTCTTGATCGCTTTTATTTTGGAAAAGCTGAGCGCGACAGGGTCAAGCAGCAGGGAAATGACCTGGAACGTCTGCTGGCGAATGAAAAAGAAAAGAACGAGAAGAAAATCAAGAAGCTCGAAGCTACACTGGAGGATGCAAAAAAGGCCGAGCAGTTCCAGCTTTACGGAGAATTGCTGACCGCGAATATTTTTATGGCCCAAAAGGGAATGAAAGAAATCTCGGTCGTGAATTATTATGATGAAAACGGCGCTTCCATCAACATACCATTGGATCCGCGGAAGACTCCATCTGAAAATGCGCAAAAATATTTCACAAAGTATCAGAAGGCCAAGAACTCCGTCAATATTGTAAAGGAGCAAATTCAACTGGCACAGGACGAGGTGGCCTATTTCGATTCCCTGCTGCAGCAGGTTGAAACAGCTTCACCAAAGGATATTGAAGAAATCAGGGAGGAATTGATTGAAGGCGGATATATCCGGGCGAGACAGAAAAAGGGCAATAAGAATAAGCAGAACCTGAAACCTGTCCTGGAAAAATATCATTCAACTGACGGAACAGAAATCCTCGTCGGTAAAAACAATAAGCAAAATGATTATTTAACGAACAAAGTTGCAGCCCGTGATGAAATCTGGCTGCACACAAAAGATATTCCAGGATCACATGTCGTGATCCGAAGCAAAGAGCCTTCGGAAGATGTCATCCTTGAGGCCGCCCAGATTGCCGCTTATTTCAGTAAAGCAAGGAATTCAAGCTCTGTTCCAGTCGATTTCACCCGGGTTCGCCATGTAAAGAAGCCGGCCGGTGCCAAACCAGGATTCGTCATTTACGAACAGCAGCAGACCGTTTATGTCACACCAGATGAAGATGTGATCCTGTAA